One uncultured Caproiciproducens sp. DNA segment encodes these proteins:
- a CDS encoding MmcQ/YjbR family DNA-binding protein, whose translation MKYEWIEEYCLSKRGADKDYKVEWEATRYMIRGKMFAMQGGDKEGKAIITMKLEPMFGAMLRNQYKDIVPGYYMNKEHWNSLYLDGEVPDEILKEMLNQAYQLVLDSFSKKMKAEIIG comes from the coding sequence ATGAAGTATGAGTGGATTGAGGAATATTGCCTGTCCAAACGGGGAGCGGACAAAGATTATAAAGTGGAATGGGAAGCGACCCGCTACATGATTCGAGGGAAAATGTTTGCCATGCAGGGCGGAGATAAAGAAGGAAAAGCAATTATTACCATGAAGCTTGAGCCGATGTTTGGCGCCATGCTGAGAAATCAGTATAAGGATATTGTACCGGGATACTACATGAATAAAGAGCATTGGAATTCCCTGTACCTTGACGGTGAAGTCCCGGATGAAATTTTAAAAGAAATGCTGAATCAGGCATATCAACTCGTACTTGATTCATTCAGTAAAAAAATGAAAGCGGAAATTATTGGATAA
- a CDS encoding aspartate ammonia-lyase: MDTRVESDSIGSMEIPIDAYYGVQTLRAKQNFHITGLRMNDQFINSLAEIKKAAAVTNRDAGNLDKAIANAIVAACDEILKGKWHDQFIVDPIQGGAGTSANMNANEVIANRAIELLQGVKGNYLLVHPNDHVNMSQSTNDVFPTAGKLTVLTLLPKILAQLIRLKDALSCKGVEFDNILKMGRTQLQDAVPIRLGQSFHAYASVVNRDIKRLNKVECEMRAVNMGGTAVGTAINVSPAYLRSITENIRKLSGIKVEQADDLIDATQNLDGFVAVSGALKTCAVNLSKMANDLRLLSSGPKAGIAEINLPAKQNGSSIMPGKVNPVIPEVVSQVAFNIVGNDLAITMAAEAGQMELNAFEPVLFYNLFESLTTLENAVKTFVDNCISGITANESRCRELLGQSVGIATALCPYIGYKKSSEIAKQALRTGRQVEEIALENGLLTKQRLDSILNPNTMTQPRM, from the coding sequence ATGGATACAAGAGTGGAAAGTGATTCGATCGGCAGCATGGAGATTCCTATAGATGCGTATTATGGTGTTCAGACTTTAAGGGCGAAACAAAATTTTCATATAACCGGATTAAGAATGAACGATCAATTTATAAACAGTCTGGCCGAAATAAAAAAAGCGGCGGCAGTTACCAACCGCGATGCGGGAAATCTGGACAAAGCAATTGCGAATGCAATTGTTGCTGCCTGTGATGAAATCCTGAAAGGAAAATGGCACGACCAGTTTATTGTCGACCCGATTCAAGGCGGCGCGGGCACGTCGGCAAATATGAATGCGAACGAGGTTATTGCGAATCGTGCAATTGAATTGCTCCAAGGCGTAAAGGGAAATTACTTGCTCGTTCATCCGAATGACCATGTAAATATGTCGCAGTCTACAAATGATGTGTTCCCCACAGCGGGGAAACTGACGGTGCTGACGCTGCTGCCGAAAATCCTTGCACAGCTGATCAGGCTGAAGGATGCACTAAGCTGTAAAGGGGTTGAGTTTGACAACATTTTAAAAATGGGCCGTACTCAGCTTCAGGATGCGGTTCCCATCCGGCTGGGCCAGTCGTTCCACGCATATGCGTCGGTTGTGAACCGGGACATCAAACGGCTTAATAAAGTCGAATGTGAAATGCGCGCGGTCAACATGGGCGGTACGGCAGTGGGCACCGCTATCAATGTAAGTCCCGCGTATCTCAGAAGCATTACGGAAAATATCCGCAAACTAAGCGGAATTAAGGTTGAACAGGCGGATGACTTGATCGACGCCACACAGAATCTGGACGGGTTTGTCGCAGTCTCCGGCGCCTTGAAAACCTGTGCGGTCAATCTTTCCAAAATGGCAAACGACCTGCGTCTTCTTTCCAGCGGGCCAAAGGCGGGAATTGCGGAGATTAATCTGCCGGCAAAGCAGAATGGCTCCTCCATTATGCCGGGGAAAGTGAATCCTGTCATCCCCGAAGTCGTTTCGCAGGTGGCATTTAACATTGTTGGAAACGATCTGGCAATCACTATGGCGGCTGAAGCGGGACAAATGGAGCTGAACGCATTTGAGCCTGTTCTGTTCTATAACCTTTTTGAGTCGCTCACTACTTTAGAGAACGCGGTAAAAACATTTGTCGACAACTGTATTTCGGGAATCACCGCGAACGAAAGCCGCTGCAGGGAATTGTTGGGACAAAGCGTAGGCATCGCAACGGCCCTTTGCCCTTACATCGGTTATAAAAAATCTTCTGAAATCGCAAAGCAGGCTTTGCGAACCGGGAGGCAGGTGGAAGAAATCGCACTTGAAAACGGGTTGCTTACGAAGCAGCGTCTTGACAGCATTCTTAATCCGAATACGATGACGCAGCCAAGAATGTAA
- a CDS encoding copper homeostasis protein CutC, whose amino-acid sequence MKDYILEGCVDSVESAVAAQAGGANRLELCGNLVIGGTTPDINLFLAVREKVSIKINVLIRPRFGDFCYTEEEFGIVKKDVEMFRKHGADGVVIGVLKEDGNLDVLRMKELMEAAGGMSVTLHRAFDVCRDPFQTLKDAENLHIQTILTSGQKNSCYEGRELIGQLVAKTAGKVDILVGSGVNSAMIEELAAATKAKSFHLSGKVNAESAMTYRKEDVSMGLPLMSEYKIYRTDASEIAKVRDVLQRL is encoded by the coding sequence ATGAAGGATTACATTTTGGAGGGCTGTGTTGATTCGGTGGAATCAGCTGTCGCCGCCCAGGCGGGCGGCGCGAACCGTTTGGAACTATGCGGCAATCTGGTAATCGGCGGAACTACGCCCGATATCAATTTGTTTCTTGCGGTGCGCGAAAAAGTTTCTATTAAAATCAATGTGCTGATACGGCCCCGCTTCGGCGATTTTTGCTACACCGAAGAAGAATTCGGCATTGTCAAAAAAGATGTTGAAATGTTCAGAAAGCACGGTGCGGACGGAGTGGTCATCGGGGTGCTGAAAGAAGACGGAAACCTTGATGTTTTAAGGATGAAAGAACTGATGGAGGCCGCCGGAGGCATGAGCGTCACGCTGCACCGCGCCTTTGACGTCTGCAGGGACCCGTTCCAGACTTTGAAAGACGCAGAAAACCTGCACATTCAGACAATATTGACCTCCGGCCAGAAGAACAGCTGTTATGAGGGCCGGGAACTGATCGGTCAGCTTGTGGCAAAGACTGCGGGCAAGGTTGATATTTTGGTCGGCAGCGGAGTGAACAGCGCGATGATAGAGGAGCTGGCCGCCGCGACAAAAGCAAAGTCGTTTCATCTGTCGGGCAAGGTGAATGCCGAAAGTGCGATGACCTATCGAAAAGAGGATGTCAGCATGGGTTTGCCGCTGATGAGTGAATATAAAATTTACCGCACAGACGCGAGTGAAATTGCAAAGGTGCGAGACGTTTTGCAGCGCTTGTAG
- a CDS encoding Lrp/AsnC family transcriptional regulator, producing MDKIDRKLIMLLQSNARISVKRLAQEVFLSAPAVSARLERLEKLGVITDYSATVDYVKLGYHILAFINLEVAPSEKVVFYPFIQKCPNVIECNCITGNYSMLIKVAFPSTIELDTFVGQLQEFGHTQTQIVFSTPVPQRGITPANPIE from the coding sequence TTGGATAAAATTGACAGAAAACTCATTATGCTTTTGCAGTCCAATGCAAGAATATCGGTTAAACGGCTGGCGCAGGAGGTCTTTCTGTCCGCACCGGCAGTGTCAGCCCGTTTGGAACGCCTGGAAAAGCTGGGCGTCATTACCGATTACTCCGCCACGGTTGATTACGTAAAGCTGGGTTATCATATTCTTGCGTTTATCAATTTGGAGGTAGCACCAAGCGAAAAAGTCGTATTTTATCCATTTATTCAAAAATGTCCCAATGTCATCGAGTGCAATTGTATTACAGGAAATTATTCCATGTTGATAAAAGTTGCGTTTCCAAGTACCATTGAACTGGATACATTCGTCGGACAGCTCCAGGAATTTGGGCATACACAAACGCAAATTGTATTCTCCACCCCCGTTCCGCAAAGGGGGATTACACCGGCGAACCCCATTGAATAG
- a CDS encoding divergent PAP2 family protein: MVLRFLTYNYLIAVGIVSWMAAQLIKSMIFICRNKRIDFKTLSGSGGMPSAHSALVCSVAVGTAHEYGFASPYFSLAFTLAVIVMYDAMGVRRAAGQQAKAINAIEEYLKDNKSGLPDEGKYLKDTVSGLNESLGHSPAEVFAGVVLGVCIAIISIIWFR; this comes from the coding sequence ATGGTATTGAGATTTTTAACATACAATTATTTAATAGCGGTTGGAATTGTTTCGTGGATGGCCGCACAGCTGATCAAGTCGATGATTTTCATTTGCAGGAACAAAAGAATCGATTTTAAAACGCTGTCCGGCTCCGGAGGAATGCCGAGCGCCCATTCTGCGCTTGTTTGTTCGGTCGCTGTCGGCACAGCCCACGAATACGGTTTTGCATCCCCATACTTTTCGCTTGCTTTTACCCTTGCTGTGATTGTCATGTATGACGCCATGGGCGTGCGGCGTGCAGCAGGGCAGCAGGCGAAAGCCATCAATGCCATTGAAGAATATTTAAAGGACAATAAATCCGGGCTGCCGGATGAGGGGAAATATTTAAAAGATACTGTTTCCGGGCTGAATGAATCGCTCGGACATTCTCCTGCCGAAGTTTTCGCCGGAGTGGTGCTGGGCGTTTGTATTGCCATTATTTCTATCATTTGGTTTCGCTGA
- a CDS encoding acyltransferase → MNQNSGITRKNRNMNIELLRIILMLMIVTLHYLGHGGLLESVPAGGKRYIFVWTLETFSYIGVNGFVLISGYYLAGSSFKMKKLIALILQIVFTSAVIYLLFVGMGLAPFAKRHLFGAFFPILTGKYWFVTSYIGLYCLFPFLNIIIKSTTKQQMRILIFLLSAMFCSWNAFFPVLTIMNTDGGYNVVWLVCLYFFAAYLRLYWDYHINKYFYLAGTVLCCVFVTWKKCMGNSAFLSYVSVPITVASILLFLFFREVTIKNSIANKVICFVSSLTFGVYLISDNVWVRSVLYTKILHTNLYFETAEIVYIIPASILAIFIGSMLLEQVRKLIFQPFINSEVFQRLCDKISGLKFLQGYA, encoded by the coding sequence TTGAATCAAAATTCTGGGATTACCAGAAAAAATCGGAATATGAACATTGAACTTCTGCGTATTATTTTAATGCTGATGATTGTTACCCTGCATTATCTTGGCCACGGGGGACTGCTGGAGTCGGTTCCGGCCGGCGGAAAAAGATATATTTTTGTTTGGACTCTGGAAACATTCTCCTACATAGGCGTGAACGGATTTGTTCTGATCAGCGGCTATTACCTTGCCGGCTCCAGCTTTAAGATGAAAAAACTGATTGCTCTGATCTTGCAGATCGTGTTTACTTCGGCAGTCATTTATTTATTATTTGTCGGAATGGGTTTGGCACCCTTCGCCAAAAGACATCTGTTTGGCGCTTTTTTCCCCATCTTAACAGGAAAGTACTGGTTTGTAACCAGTTATATCGGATTATACTGTCTTTTTCCGTTTCTTAATATCATTATAAAGTCTACCACAAAGCAGCAGATGCGGATATTGATTTTTTTACTGAGTGCGATGTTCTGTTCGTGGAACGCTTTTTTCCCCGTTTTGACCATCATGAATACCGACGGCGGCTACAATGTGGTATGGCTTGTCTGTCTGTATTTTTTTGCTGCATATCTGCGGCTGTATTGGGATTATCATATTAATAAGTACTTTTATCTGGCGGGAACTGTCCTTTGCTGCGTGTTTGTCACATGGAAAAAATGCATGGGAAACAGCGCTTTTTTGTCCTATGTTTCCGTGCCGATCACAGTAGCTTCCATCTTGCTGTTCCTTTTCTTCAGAGAGGTTACCATTAAAAATTCTATAGCGAATAAAGTGATCTGCTTTGTTTCCTCGCTTACATTCGGCGTCTATCTAATCAGTGACAACGTGTGGGTGCGCAGTGTCCTTTATACCAAAATACTGCATACGAACCTCTATTTTGAAACGGCGGAGATCGTTTATATCATTCCGGCTTCCATTCTGGCAATCTTTATTGGAAGCATGCTGTTGGAGCAGGTCAGAAAACTGATTTTCCAACCTTTTATTAACAGTGAGGTCTTTCAAAGACTGTGCGATAAGATTTCGGGCTTAAAATTTTTGCAGGGTTACGCATAG
- a CDS encoding DUF4489 domain-containing protein, with product MYNFQCSDPYSGGSSYKEKRQVTLNASSGGVGPLPIITTLFAEPLNVVSTTIDTNGMGSTNNLLHFSSIINLPLGVSVTLNFQILRSSRDGAVGVGATYTFSTLVDILEAESFSFQFLDEEVEPGFYTYSVQLSTNSIIDITPGASVNNAVLSVLAVAD from the coding sequence ATGTATAATTTTCAATGCAGTGATCCTTATTCGGGTGGTTCCTCTTACAAAGAAAAAAGACAGGTAACTTTAAACGCATCAAGCGGCGGAGTCGGCCCATTGCCGATTATTACCACATTGTTTGCCGAACCGCTTAACGTGGTGTCCACCACCATTGACACAAACGGTATGGGCAGTACAAACAATCTGCTCCATTTCAGCAGCATCATCAATTTACCTTTAGGGGTTTCCGTTACACTGAATTTCCAGATCCTTCGTTCCTCCAGAGATGGGGCCGTGGGCGTAGGCGCGACGTATACTTTCTCAACGCTTGTAGATATTTTGGAAGCAGAGTCCTTCAGCTTCCAGTTCCTGGACGAAGAGGTGGAACCGGGATTCTACACCTATTCCGTTCAGCTGTCAACCAATTCCATTATTGATATTACACCGGGCGCTTCTGTGAATAACGCGGTGCTCAGCGTTCTGGCGGTAGCGGATTAA
- a CDS encoding iron-containing alcohol dehydrogenase, with amino-acid sequence MKSFTFYSPTEVIFGKDTELQVADEIKKHGGTRVLAVYGGGSVLKSGLLKRVEQSLEKGGLPFISVGGVSPNPRLSFARDSVEKAKEFGADFILAIGGGSVIDTAKAIAHGAANPETDIWLFWTKKAILEKSSPVGVVLTISASGSETSDSAVITNEETKEKRGLNTPFNRPRFAVMNPELTYTLPPFQLSCGIVDIMMHTLDRYFTLTEGNELTDEFAESLLRVVIKNGTAAKKNPHDYDAMSELMWCGSISHNGLTGLGAVIDFAPHQLGHELSGKFDVAHGASLSAIWGSWARYCYATKPERFVRFADKVWGIQKDSDEEAANAAIDRTVAYFASLGMPTCFTELGIGVQSDEVLNQMAESCMFFGKRKIGGFRVLDHDDVFKIYKMANH; translated from the coding sequence ATGAAAAGTTTTACCTTCTATTCTCCTACGGAAGTAATATTCGGCAAAGACACCGAGCTGCAGGTTGCCGATGAAATCAAGAAGCACGGCGGCACGCGTGTCCTTGCCGTTTACGGTGGAGGCAGTGTGTTGAAAAGCGGCCTGCTGAAAAGGGTTGAACAGTCGCTTGAAAAAGGCGGTCTTCCGTTCATTTCCGTTGGTGGAGTCAGCCCCAACCCCCGCCTGTCTTTTGCAAGGGACTCGGTGGAAAAAGCGAAGGAATTCGGTGCTGATTTTATTCTGGCTATCGGCGGCGGCAGTGTAATTGACACGGCTAAGGCAATTGCGCACGGCGCGGCAAATCCGGAAACGGATATTTGGCTTTTCTGGACCAAAAAAGCAATTCTTGAAAAAAGCAGTCCTGTGGGTGTGGTTCTTACCATTTCAGCTTCGGGAAGTGAAACCAGCGATTCGGCAGTGATTACAAATGAAGAAACGAAGGAGAAGAGGGGGCTGAATACGCCGTTTAACCGCCCGCGATTCGCTGTTATGAATCCGGAGCTGACCTATACGCTCCCGCCTTTTCAGCTTTCCTGTGGTATCGTAGATATCATGATGCATACGCTGGACCGTTATTTTACGCTTACGGAAGGAAATGAACTCACGGACGAGTTTGCGGAATCCCTTCTGCGTGTGGTGATTAAAAACGGAACCGCCGCAAAGAAAAATCCCCATGATTACGATGCAATGAGCGAATTGATGTGGTGCGGCAGCATTTCACATAATGGCCTGACCGGCCTTGGCGCGGTGATCGATTTTGCCCCTCATCAGCTTGGGCATGAACTGAGCGGTAAATTCGATGTGGCGCATGGAGCAAGCCTTTCCGCCATATGGGGCTCATGGGCCAGATACTGCTATGCGACAAAACCGGAGCGTTTTGTCCGCTTTGCCGATAAAGTCTGGGGAATTCAGAAAGACAGCGATGAAGAAGCCGCAAATGCGGCGATTGACAGAACAGTTGCCTATTTTGCATCTCTCGGCATGCCCACCTGCTTTACGGAGCTTGGAATCGGCGTGCAAAGCGACGAGGTTCTGAACCAGATGGCGGAGAGCTGCATGTTCTTTGGCAAACGGAAAATCGGCGGGTTCAGGGTTCTGGACCATGACGATGTTTTCAAGATTTACAAAATGGCAAATCACTAA
- a CDS encoding transketolase: MNQTEKKELQKLACKVRMGAIEGVYCAKSGHPGGSLSAADLFTYLYFKEMNVDPKNPKDENRDRFVLSKGHCAPGLYAALALKGYFPMDEMKKLRHIGAMLQGHPDMKGTPGVDMSTGSLGQGVSAACGMAIAAKLDQKDYRVYTILGDGEIEEGQVWEAAMFAAHHKLDNLCFIIDNNGLQIDGPVAEVGGPEPIDEKFHSFGFDVQVIDGHNFDEMEDAFNHAKTVKGQPSVIIAKTIKGKDVSYMENQVGWHGSAPNAEQYETAMQDLNRVLSGLEAE; encoded by the coding sequence ATGAATCAAACAGAAAAGAAAGAACTGCAAAAACTGGCATGCAAGGTAAGAATGGGAGCAATAGAGGGCGTGTACTGCGCGAAGTCGGGGCATCCGGGCGGAAGCCTTTCAGCCGCCGACCTTTTTACCTATCTGTATTTCAAAGAAATGAATGTGGACCCGAAAAACCCGAAGGATGAAAACAGGGACCGGTTTGTGCTTTCAAAGGGTCACTGTGCCCCCGGCCTCTATGCGGCTCTGGCATTAAAAGGGTATTTCCCGATGGATGAAATGAAAAAACTGCGCCATATTGGCGCAATGCTTCAGGGACATCCGGATATGAAGGGCACCCCAGGCGTCGACATGAGCACCGGCTCGCTCGGGCAGGGCGTTTCCGCAGCATGCGGAATGGCCATAGCGGCAAAACTGGATCAGAAAGACTACCGTGTTTACACCATACTCGGTGACGGAGAAATTGAAGAGGGCCAGGTATGGGAGGCCGCGATGTTTGCGGCGCACCACAAGCTGGACAATCTCTGCTTTATTATAGACAATAACGGACTTCAGATAGACGGGCCTGTGGCGGAAGTCGGCGGGCCGGAACCGATTGATGAGAAATTCCACTCCTTTGGCTTTGATGTTCAGGTGATTGACGGACATAATTTTGATGAGATGGAAGACGCGTTCAATCACGCGAAGACCGTGAAAGGTCAGCCGAGCGTGATTATCGCAAAAACAATCAAGGGCAAAGACGTTTCCTATATGGAAAATCAGGTGGGCTGGCACGGTTCTGCTCCGAACGCAGAGCAGTATGAAACGGCAATGCAGGACCTGAACAGGGTACTGTCCGGATTGGAGGCGGAATAA
- a CDS encoding transketolase family protein, whose translation MAEMVKKATRESYGEALAELSEKYPQVVVLDADLAAATKTGVFKKVCPERFIDCGIAECNMVGVAAGLAACGKIPFATSFAMFSTGRAYEQVRNSVGYPKLNVKIVGSHAGISVGEDGATHQCNEDLALMRTIPGMVVLNPSDHYEMKAAVKAAIEHNGPVYLRLGRLAVNSFNNSDDYKFELGKGITLRDGKDITMVATGLMVSRALEAVKTLAEQGIDARLINIHTIKPIDRELIVKAAKETGKIITVEEHNVIGGLGDAVCGALCEEYPVPVIKIGVNDVYGHSGPAVDLLDEFGLNASHIVEVTKKALKK comes from the coding sequence ATGGCTGAAATGGTAAAAAAAGCAACAAGAGAAAGCTACGGCGAAGCATTGGCGGAGCTGTCTGAAAAATATCCGCAGGTGGTTGTTCTGGATGCCGACCTCGCGGCGGCGACAAAAACAGGCGTGTTTAAAAAAGTTTGCCCCGAACGTTTTATCGACTGCGGCATTGCGGAGTGCAACATGGTGGGCGTGGCCGCCGGCCTTGCAGCCTGCGGGAAAATCCCGTTTGCCACTTCCTTTGCCATGTTTTCAACGGGCCGCGCCTACGAACAGGTGCGTAATTCCGTCGGATATCCGAAGCTGAACGTAAAGATTGTCGGTTCGCACGCGGGCATTTCCGTCGGCGAGGACGGTGCGACACACCAGTGCAACGAGGATCTTGCTTTGATGAGAACCATTCCCGGCATGGTCGTGCTGAATCCATCCGATCATTATGAAATGAAAGCTGCCGTCAAAGCGGCGATAGAGCACAACGGCCCGGTCTATCTCCGGCTTGGAAGACTGGCTGTAAACAGCTTTAACAATTCTGATGACTATAAGTTTGAGCTTGGAAAGGGCATCACCCTGCGCGACGGTAAGGACATTACCATGGTCGCAACGGGTCTGATGGTTTCCCGTGCGCTGGAAGCCGTGAAAACGCTCGCAGAGCAGGGGATTGACGCAAGACTGATCAATATCCATACCATTAAGCCGATTGACCGCGAGCTGATTGTGAAAGCTGCAAAGGAAACCGGTAAAATCATCACTGTCGAGGAACACAATGTGATCGGCGGCCTGGGCGATGCGGTGTGTGGCGCGCTGTGCGAAGAGTACCCGGTTCCGGTTATCAAAATCGGCGTAAACGATGTTTACGGCCATTCCGGTCCGGCGGTTGATCTGCTGGATGAGTTCGGCCTCAATGCTTCCCATATTGTTGAAGTGACAAAGAAAGCGCTTAAGAAATAA
- a CDS encoding threonine/serine exporter family protein translates to MNYDDLITLSTDVGCLLLANGAEIYRVEESMHRIFHAYGVSTGEIFAIPTCINVTITTPAGKPVTLIRRIPVRGTNLDKVERGNDLCRRICRDRPDFKAVRRELDQIEHRPVYGLGFQILAFAMVAFSFTLFYGGDFTDAFCAMFCGAAIKIVCHNMNRFHANPFFVNIIASFAAAALAMVAAQFNFALDTDKIIIGALMNLVPGIAITSFMRDIIAGDLMAGLIRFTESMLVATAIAIGAGIALTVTRMIWGV, encoded by the coding sequence ATGAATTATGATGATCTGATTACTCTATCCACCGATGTGGGATGTCTTCTGCTTGCAAACGGCGCGGAAATTTACCGTGTTGAAGAGTCCATGCACCGCATTTTTCATGCTTACGGGGTGAGTACGGGCGAGATTTTCGCTATTCCTACCTGCATTAATGTGACGATCACCACACCTGCGGGGAAACCGGTTACCCTCATCAGGCGCATCCCAGTGCGCGGTACAAACCTTGACAAAGTCGAAAGAGGGAATGACCTCTGCCGCCGCATCTGCCGTGACCGGCCCGATTTTAAAGCGGTGCGCCGCGAACTGGACCAGATTGAACACCGCCCGGTTTATGGGCTGGGGTTTCAAATTCTGGCGTTTGCAATGGTTGCTTTTTCTTTTACGCTGTTTTACGGCGGGGATTTTACCGACGCGTTCTGCGCCATGTTCTGCGGTGCCGCGATTAAAATTGTGTGCCACAATATGAACCGGTTCCATGCCAACCCTTTTTTTGTCAATATTATTGCCAGCTTCGCAGCCGCGGCGCTTGCAATGGTTGCGGCCCAGTTTAATTTCGCCCTTGATACCGATAAAATTATTATCGGGGCGCTGATGAACCTTGTTCCCGGGATCGCTATCACCAGCTTTATGCGGGACATCATCGCCGGCGATTTGATGGCGGGTCTGATCCGCTTTACAGAAAGCATGCTTGTCGCAACAGCAATTGCAATCGGAGCGGGTATTGCGCTGACGGTGACGCGCATGATCTGGGGAGTGTGA
- a CDS encoding threonine/serine exporter family protein, which translates to MNFIPCLWAFCACVPFGAVMNLHGRTLIYASLGGAVGWLFYLLSSPVQNDIMQYFFATIAISVYAEVMARVFKMPVTGFLLVAMLPMVPGGGIYYTMEYCVIGNNSMFIETGLHTLGIAGALAMGTLLVSSIVRLWTIISAERKKI; encoded by the coding sequence ATGAATTTTATACCCTGTCTCTGGGCTTTCTGCGCATGCGTGCCTTTTGGGGCCGTGATGAACCTGCATGGCAGAACCCTGATCTATGCATCGCTCGGAGGAGCAGTCGGCTGGCTGTTCTATTTGTTGAGCAGCCCTGTGCAGAACGACATCATGCAGTATTTTTTTGCTACCATCGCTATTTCGGTTTATGCGGAAGTAATGGCAAGAGTATTTAAAATGCCGGTCACCGGCTTTTTGCTCGTCGCAATGCTGCCCATGGTGCCCGGCGGCGGCATTTATTATACTATGGAATACTGCGTAATCGGCAATAACTCGATGTTTATTGAAACCGGCCTGCACACATTGGGTATTGCCGGCGCGCTCGCGATGGGTACCCTGCTGGTCTCGTCCATTGTCCGGCTCTGGACCATTATCAGCGCGGAAAGAAAGAAAATATAA
- a CDS encoding GNAT family N-acetyltransferase — protein MIEINIIQRNKLNAEQTNQIRDLEKICQEYDGLKRLVFLSNEINFDQKIDCFYLLYEEDRLIAFLSLFIPLAEEAEVSAYTLPECRERGYFTLLFMKAAEELKKYKIYKILFVHEPSCTDAKRVLEAVHANYAYSEYLLTFDRAGYQKCGGALTLKLSESEDIPDVAALDSQLFGNDYGESVSIVTKSVNSPTIKAYSALLGSERIGLCNANMEGGNVSIFGVGISPAYQGKGYGREMLNRLLEQLMHESGEISLEVSSSNGIAYHLYITSGFQIKTQFDYDLLMLPV, from the coding sequence GTGATAGAAATTAATATAATACAGAGAAACAAATTAAATGCAGAACAGACAAACCAAATTCGCGATTTGGAAAAAATCTGTCAGGAATATGACGGGCTGAAACGCTTGGTATTCCTGTCCAACGAAATTAACTTTGACCAAAAAATTGACTGTTTTTATTTATTGTACGAAGAAGATCGGCTGATCGCTTTTTTATCGCTTTTCATTCCTCTGGCGGAAGAAGCGGAGGTCTCGGCCTATACCCTCCCCGAATGCCGAGAAAGAGGATATTTTACTCTCCTTTTCATGAAAGCGGCGGAAGAACTTAAAAAATACAAAATTTATAAAATTCTGTTTGTTCATGAGCCTTCCTGCACGGATGCGAAACGTGTACTGGAAGCTGTTCATGCTAATTATGCATATTCGGAGTACTTATTGACCTTTGACCGCGCAGGATATCAAAAATGCGGAGGCGCGCTTACTCTGAAGCTTTCCGAATCGGAGGACATACCGGATGTGGCGGCACTGGATTCCCAACTGTTCGGCAACGATTACGGCGAATCCGTTTCCATTGTCACAAAGTCGGTTAATTCTCCCACAATCAAAGCTTACTCCGCCCTTTTGGGAAGCGAAAGAATCGGCCTGTGCAATGCCAATATGGAAGGCGGAAACGTCTCTATTTTCGGGGTCGGAATATCGCCCGCCTATCAGGGGAAAGGATACGGCCGTGAAATGTTGAATCGATTGCTTGAACAGCTGATGCATGAAAGCGGAGAAATCTCGCTGGAAGTCAGCAGCAGCAACGGCATCGCGTATCATCTGTATATCACAAGCGGGTTTCAGATAAAAACACAGTTTGATTATGATCTTCTAATGCTCCCCGTTTAA